One window of Cohnella hashimotonis genomic DNA carries:
- a CDS encoding carbohydrate ABC transporter permease translates to MLTRASWIRQGLLYFILGLFVLLTLTPICFMLISSLKNNAQIYGDFWALPVPPNFSNYGDGFAVIWRYTMNTVLYALVGGALVVFLSALSGYTFAKKRFLGKETLFMLILALMMVPSVLTLIPSYVLYADLGLLNTPWVIIINAAAVGQVFGIFLCRSFMAGISNELFESARIDGANEVVVFVRMVLPLSLPVLMTIFIMTSLNIYNDYIWPLLTIKSNSIQMIGVGLTQFKNQFGVSNMGVEFAAYAISSLPLVLLFSFGMKYYIQGVSQGALKM, encoded by the coding sequence ATGCTTACCCGCGCAAGCTGGATTCGGCAAGGATTGCTTTATTTCATACTGGGCTTATTCGTCCTGCTTACGTTGACGCCGATCTGTTTTATGCTGATTTCTTCCCTGAAAAACAACGCGCAAATTTACGGGGATTTCTGGGCGCTGCCGGTCCCGCCGAACTTCAGTAATTATGGCGACGGTTTCGCCGTGATCTGGCGATATACGATGAACACGGTCCTGTATGCGCTCGTCGGCGGCGCGCTCGTGGTGTTCCTGTCCGCGCTGTCGGGCTATACGTTCGCCAAAAAAAGGTTTCTGGGAAAAGAAACGCTGTTCATGCTGATCCTGGCCCTCATGATGGTTCCGAGCGTACTGACGCTTATTCCCTCCTACGTGCTCTACGCGGATCTCGGACTGCTCAATACGCCATGGGTCATTATTATCAATGCGGCGGCAGTCGGACAGGTGTTCGGCATCTTCCTGTGCAGGAGCTTCATGGCGGGCATCTCCAACGAGCTGTTCGAATCGGCCAGAATCGACGGCGCCAACGAAGTCGTCGTATTCGTCCGGATGGTGCTGCCGCTGTCTCTGCCGGTATTGATGACGATTTTCATCATGACCTCGCTCAACATTTATAACGATTACATTTGGCCGCTGCTCACGATCAAGTCCAATTCGATCCAGATGATCGGCGTCGGGTTAACCCAGTTCAAAAACCAGTTCGGCGTATCGAATATGGGGGTGGAATTCGCGGCCTACGCGATTTCGTCGCTTCCGCTTGTCCTGCTGTT
- a CDS encoding ABC transporter permease subunit: protein MKKLAIIIVALLFLYAQPAFAEALWKMDKELTINSISVSEDGERMAVGTQDAVAVVLDRNGKPLFEAQANNVVTDVALLNDGRLLVASDDRNVYMVDGQGNNVWTHTFNKMVKSLVATGDGQLVAITLYRSDAVYLLDLQGEVVREIPIGIYMDHIGLSPSGSWIVVGAADQYVYLLNSEGETVTKTPMAGAIKAVSVADDGTMAVGTSDYKLSVFDRDGQPIGSRIMKDQLTSVHLDAAGAYVAAADFAGNYAILKTNGSLLWSAKEPGAGQQVKFSGDGRRLYAASDKGQVYAYEIDGLLASAKAQAARDQAWKIGLIAAGAIALTGAVYMLQRRKPQVLARLWKDKFSYLMLVPSLSLLCVFMYTPAFSGLFHSLYDWNPVARSEFVGLDNFKRIFADPYVGKGAYNLLILIATGLVKAIVPPLIVAELIYHLRNKKAQYWFRTSFVLSMVVPTVGILLIWQNLYDPGNGMINQLLEALGLGSWSRPWLGEAKTALWALIFINFPFVGILQLLVLYSGLIGISEEVIEAAKMDGARTPRIIRSIHLPLLAGQIKLLVVLAVIAIVQDFGTILIMTGGGPMDSTYVPALQMYFAATKFNDLGYASALGVTMFAAIFILTIVNMKFIKTEAD, encoded by the coding sequence ATGAAAAAACTAGCGATCATCATCGTTGCTCTACTGTTCTTGTACGCGCAGCCCGCCTTTGCGGAGGCGCTGTGGAAGATGGACAAGGAGCTGACGATCAACTCGATATCCGTAAGCGAAGACGGCGAGCGCATGGCGGTCGGCACGCAGGATGCGGTTGCCGTCGTGCTGGACCGGAACGGCAAGCCGCTATTCGAGGCGCAGGCCAATAATGTAGTCACTGACGTGGCGCTGCTGAACGACGGAAGACTGCTGGTCGCTTCGGACGACCGGAACGTGTATATGGTGGACGGCCAGGGCAACAACGTCTGGACCCATACCTTCAATAAGATGGTCAAATCGCTCGTCGCGACAGGCGACGGACAGCTCGTGGCGATCACGCTGTACAGAAGCGATGCGGTGTACCTGCTCGATCTGCAAGGAGAGGTCGTGCGCGAGATTCCGATCGGGATCTACATGGACCATATCGGCTTGTCGCCCAGCGGCAGCTGGATCGTCGTGGGCGCAGCCGATCAATACGTCTATCTGTTGAACAGCGAAGGCGAGACGGTGACCAAGACGCCGATGGCCGGCGCGATCAAAGCAGTCAGCGTCGCGGATGACGGCACGATGGCGGTCGGCACCTCCGACTACAAGCTGTCGGTCTTCGATCGCGACGGACAGCCGATCGGCAGCCGTATCATGAAGGACCAGCTGACCTCCGTTCACCTCGATGCGGCTGGCGCGTACGTAGCGGCAGCGGATTTTGCCGGCAACTACGCGATCCTGAAGACGAACGGCAGCCTGCTGTGGTCGGCCAAGGAGCCGGGCGCCGGACAACAGGTGAAGTTCAGCGGCGACGGCAGGCGGCTGTATGCGGCGTCCGACAAAGGGCAGGTATACGCCTATGAGATCGACGGTTTGCTGGCGTCCGCAAAGGCGCAAGCCGCCCGGGACCAAGCCTGGAAGATCGGCCTGATCGCGGCGGGAGCGATTGCGCTGACGGGTGCCGTCTATATGCTGCAACGCCGCAAGCCGCAGGTGCTGGCTCGCTTGTGGAAGGATAAATTTTCGTACCTGATGCTCGTTCCAAGCCTGTCGCTGCTTTGCGTTTTCATGTACACGCCGGCCTTTTCCGGGCTGTTCCACTCCTTGTACGACTGGAATCCCGTGGCGCGCAGCGAGTTCGTCGGGCTGGACAATTTCAAGCGGATATTCGCCGATCCCTATGTCGGCAAAGGCGCTTATAATCTGCTGATTCTGATCGCTACGGGATTGGTCAAGGCGATCGTCCCGCCGCTCATCGTCGCGGAGCTTATCTATCATTTGCGCAATAAAAAGGCGCAGTACTGGTTCCGCACGTCGTTTGTCCTGTCGATGGTCGTACCGACCGTAGGCATCCTGCTCATCTGGCAGAACCTGTACGATCCGGGCAACGGCATGATCAATCAGCTTCTCGAAGCATTGGGGCTCGGCTCATGGTCGCGTCCTTGGCTCGGCGAAGCCAAGACCGCGCTCTGGGCGCTCATTTTCATCAATTTCCCGTTCGTGGGCATTTTGCAATTGCTGGTTCTGTATTCCGGATTAATCGGCATCTCCGAGGAGGTGATCGAAGCAGCCAAGATGGACGGGGCCAGGACGCCGCGCATCATTCGATCCATCCATCTGCCGCTGCTGGCCGGCCAGATCAAATTGCTCGTCGTGCTGGCGGTCATCGCGATCGTCCAGGACTTCGGCACGATCCTGATCATGACCGGGGGCGGTCCGATGGATTCGACTTACGTACCCGCGCTGCAGATGTACTTCGCGGCGACCAAGTTCAACGATCTGGGCTACGCGTCGGCGCTTGGCGTGACCATGTTCGCGGCGATCTTCATCCTGACGATCGTGAACATGAAGTTTATCAAGACGGAAGCGGATTAG
- a CDS encoding ABC transporter substrate-binding protein encodes MQHGQKAKWLSVLAGSALLVSACSNGNEGKGAANASPSASPEATASQSSQASPQTQPADTLKGNIRISLRGQSAEVWGKVAASYEALHPGVKVNVDIKPAEGYRDWLQAQYAAGVPEADFVQTNENADLTEAQKFVDFKPWLEKENPYTNKAWKDSFNLAGMGINLEDPKLDVIQSLSYESVQILWMYNKELFAKAGITETPKTFNELIDIYKKLQASGITPFAIGANALSLWSGQAGWLMRIYPDQYFRNYIELVRSQPQDYTYLPDIDDKWSYDAADSYNDAKVNVSTNELRMLKAVKDHTGPYKLEGNPAWREVFENLRTLFGYAPEGFLGMTEDQAYKLFLTGKAATMVALPSSYWQLPKDFADAQSTSDKAGIKPFEFGYFGMPSMEGPNVQAPARTIHIYTGAYGFVKKDAEQTALDMDFMMYLTSPQGYKVYLEAVQNSKDASLSGAPLLNDIELPDEMKKAFSSFEAIGNSEGLPSPGNVLSRGLYDYQPSVQSFVGLISKYFYNKITVDEFLTQYQADIDKKFPEMMKQYKKEMSDLDNPERKPPVRE; translated from the coding sequence GTGCAACATGGACAAAAGGCTAAATGGTTAAGCGTGCTGGCGGGATCGGCGCTGCTGGTATCCGCCTGTTCGAACGGCAATGAAGGCAAGGGGGCGGCAAACGCCTCGCCAAGCGCAAGTCCGGAAGCGACGGCGAGTCAGTCGAGTCAGGCGAGTCCGCAGACGCAGCCGGCCGATACGCTGAAGGGGAACATTCGCATCTCGCTTCGCGGACAATCGGCGGAGGTATGGGGCAAGGTTGCCGCCTCCTATGAGGCGCTGCACCCGGGCGTCAAAGTCAACGTGGACATCAAGCCCGCGGAAGGCTACCGCGACTGGCTCCAGGCGCAATATGCGGCAGGCGTGCCGGAAGCCGACTTCGTCCAGACGAATGAAAACGCGGACCTGACGGAGGCGCAGAAGTTCGTCGACTTCAAGCCGTGGCTGGAGAAGGAAAATCCGTACACGAACAAGGCTTGGAAGGACAGCTTCAACCTGGCGGGCATGGGAATCAACCTGGAGGATCCCAAGCTTGACGTCATTCAATCGTTAAGCTACGAATCGGTGCAAATTTTATGGATGTACAACAAGGAGCTATTCGCCAAAGCTGGCATTACGGAGACGCCCAAAACGTTCAATGAGCTGATAGACATTTACAAGAAGCTCCAAGCGTCGGGCATCACGCCTTTCGCCATCGGCGCAAACGCTCTCTCGCTCTGGAGCGGGCAAGCCGGCTGGCTGATGCGGATCTATCCGGACCAATACTTCCGGAATTACATCGAGCTCGTACGCTCGCAGCCCCAGGATTATACCTATCTGCCCGATATCGACGACAAATGGTCGTACGACGCGGCGGATTCGTACAATGACGCCAAGGTGAACGTGTCCACCAACGAGCTCAGAATGCTGAAGGCCGTCAAGGATCATACCGGTCCTTATAAGCTGGAAGGCAATCCGGCCTGGCGCGAGGTATTCGAAAACTTAAGAACGTTGTTCGGCTATGCGCCCGAAGGCTTCCTCGGCATGACGGAGGATCAGGCGTACAAGCTGTTCTTGACGGGGAAAGCCGCAACGATGGTCGCGCTGCCCTCCTCCTACTGGCAGCTGCCCAAAGACTTCGCGGACGCGCAATCGACGTCGGACAAAGCGGGCATCAAGCCCTTTGAATTCGGCTACTTCGGCATGCCGTCCATGGAAGGACCGAACGTGCAGGCGCCGGCTCGTACGATTCACATCTACACGGGCGCTTACGGCTTCGTGAAGAAGGATGCCGAACAGACGGCGCTTGATATGGACTTCATGATGTATCTAACCAGTCCGCAAGGGTACAAGGTCTACCTGGAGGCGGTCCAGAACTCCAAAGACGCTTCGCTTAGCGGCGCGCCGCTGCTGAACGACATCGAGCTGCCGGACGAAATGAAAAAGGCATTCTCCTCCTTCGAGGCGATCGGCAACTCGGAAGGCCTCCCGAGCCCGGGTAACGTCCTGTCCCGCGGATTGTACGACTATCAGCCGTCCGTCCAAAGCTTCGTAGGCCTCATTTCCAAGTATTTTTACAACAAAATCACGGTGGACGAATTTTTGACCCAGTATCAAGCCGACATCGACAAGAAGTTCCCCGAGATGATGAAGCAGTACAAGAAGGAAATGTCCGATCTCGACAATCCGGAACGCAAGCCGCCGGTCAGAGAATAG
- a CDS encoding extracellular solute-binding protein, with amino-acid sequence MKGRTKRWRAALMVSLVSLISLVPLAACAGNPAASSDARLAHNGKEPVTISFWSAVMGSNPPRGIQDDPVAKQIERELGIRIDMETRPTDEKLAAILSTDDLKDIMVVNKKYIGQMKDLVLDMEPLLEKYGPDIRKNVPAEVLGTFKSIYGDGELKFLGVNIKSEAAQPEPLWNGVYLRWDYYEQLGYPEIKDSDDYLAVVAAMKALHPTNEDGKPYYGFTTWFDWGQSYNTMNFGVANQGGTYLYGGPANVVQTDVDTYETLNMYLDEDSGFWHDVRFWNRAYQMGLLDPESFTQKYDQAARKYNTGQVLASINGGMFEGSNKYLQSRQVLDKGWFGPLPMPSRQYHTFNYKFGNSNVIAIAKDAKHPERAMALINWLYSVHGAMTVANGVEGVDWVMENGAYRYTQAYENNMKDPDAALKYGYRKFLNNLGLDMNARIPGTGDPIQIALNRAVQIDELAKPENTIAKRAVSYYGVELPADILPQGVQYTNSPVYELIGFMPTIEPDEIKGMSEKINTYLNQAVPKLILARDDASFAEGKRKMMNELIGLGEKQVYDFWNEAHQAAITKLRALQK; translated from the coding sequence ATGAAAGGGAGAACGAAGCGCTGGCGCGCGGCTCTGATGGTCTCTTTGGTTTCTTTGATCTCGTTGGTACCATTGGCCGCGTGCGCCGGGAACCCGGCAGCCTCTTCCGATGCCCGGCTCGCGCACAACGGCAAGGAGCCCGTCACGATCAGCTTCTGGAGCGCCGTGATGGGCAGCAATCCGCCGCGCGGCATTCAGGACGACCCCGTGGCGAAGCAAATCGAACGGGAGCTTGGCATCCGCATCGACATGGAGACGAGGCCGACGGACGAGAAGCTCGCCGCCATCCTGTCGACGGACGACCTGAAGGATATTATGGTCGTCAACAAAAAGTACATCGGCCAAATGAAGGATTTGGTCCTGGACATGGAGCCGCTGCTTGAGAAGTACGGTCCGGATATCCGGAAAAACGTTCCGGCAGAAGTGCTGGGCACGTTCAAAAGCATTTACGGCGACGGCGAGCTGAAATTTCTGGGCGTCAACATCAAGAGCGAAGCCGCGCAGCCCGAACCGCTCTGGAACGGCGTGTACTTGCGGTGGGACTATTACGAGCAATTGGGCTACCCGGAGATCAAGGACAGCGACGATTATCTGGCAGTCGTGGCGGCCATGAAGGCGCTGCACCCCACCAACGAAGACGGCAAGCCTTACTACGGCTTCACGACCTGGTTCGACTGGGGGCAGAGCTACAATACGATGAACTTCGGCGTCGCCAACCAGGGAGGCACCTACCTGTACGGCGGCCCGGCCAACGTCGTCCAGACCGACGTGGACACCTACGAGACTCTCAACATGTACCTGGACGAAGACTCCGGATTCTGGCACGACGTTCGATTCTGGAATCGGGCGTATCAGATGGGATTGCTAGACCCGGAAAGTTTTACGCAGAAATACGATCAGGCCGCCCGGAAGTACAATACCGGACAAGTGCTGGCTTCGATTAACGGAGGGATGTTCGAGGGGAGCAACAAGTATCTGCAATCCAGGCAGGTCCTGGACAAAGGCTGGTTCGGGCCGCTGCCGATGCCGTCCAGGCAGTATCACACCTTCAACTATAAATTCGGAAATTCGAACGTGATCGCGATCGCAAAGGATGCCAAGCATCCGGAACGCGCAATGGCGCTGATCAACTGGCTGTATTCCGTTCATGGCGCGATGACGGTCGCGAACGGCGTGGAAGGCGTGGACTGGGTGATGGAAAATGGCGCATATCGCTATACGCAAGCCTATGAAAACAACATGAAGGATCCCGACGCCGCGCTCAAATATGGCTACCGCAAGTTCCTCAACAATTTGGGCCTGGACATGAACGCGCGTATTCCGGGAACCGGGGATCCGATTCAGATTGCGCTCAACCGCGCGGTTCAGATCGACGAGCTGGCCAAGCCCGAAAACACGATCGCAAAACGGGCCGTTTCCTATTACGGCGTCGAACTGCCAGCAGACATTCTGCCCCAGGGGGTGCAATACACGAACAGCCCGGTGTACGAGCTGATCGGCTTCATGCCGACGATCGAGCCGGACGAGATCAAGGGCATGTCCGAGAAGATCAATACGTATCTGAACCAGGCCGTGCCCAAGCTCATCCTGGCCAGAGACGACGCCAGCTTTGCGGAGGGCAAGCGCAAAATGATGAACGAGCTGATCGGCCTGGGCGAGAAGCAGGTGTACGATTTTTGGAACGAAGCGCATCAAGCCGCGATCACAAAGCTGCGGGCGCTGCAGAAATAA
- a CDS encoding sensor histidine kinase, protein MNRLLIAYTLIVIVIILFFSMTILENTNRALRVDAANSQAQAIQRAANYFEQKEATIKVLIQQLYLNPAQSQDMLEYLSKKIDTFDEEDFSQSSPIRYYLDSAAFQDEDIMDALIYKKNGQNLLVRSNYMSLDNDDYLNRNIVLYNAMDDHFYGLTLTPTYLQSYSSLPKKPIFTLSGNIRGGTGTTTFDRSIAILSVNFNTERIAGLFEQLIDRKFPMTLLVLNQEGKVVIDTSNRYYEGVYPYFEQVKESRQDARLDEVSMVQTVHSEKLGYYVTAVLPHAEIYDKSRSTRNLIVLIALLSIVFAIVLGVISIRFLARRIKYINKAIQKVQVGDFTYRIPIDNTKDEISNIAVNFNQMCDWIVNYIEKGYLSELKQNEARLYALQSQIDPHFLYNTLEIIRMEALASGNEQVSHMIEILSQLFRNSIKGDRYVQIKDELRFCENYLELYNIRYADHLFVKYQIETDILEFGVMKHLLQPILENCIVHGLKPHVANNQITVKGYRQADDIIIEIADNGKGMDGAELEKIKRALAASDIPDRQTIGIMNVHQRIRLAFGPAYGLSIGSVSDQGTVVALRMPAKSKEELLADAESYHRGR, encoded by the coding sequence TTGAATCGACTGCTGATCGCCTACACGCTGATCGTCATCGTCATCATCTTGTTTTTCAGCATGACGATCCTGGAGAACACGAATCGCGCGCTTCGCGTCGATGCCGCGAACAGCCAAGCCCAGGCGATCCAGCGGGCGGCCAATTATTTCGAGCAAAAAGAAGCGACGATCAAGGTGTTGATCCAGCAGCTCTATTTAAACCCGGCGCAGAGCCAGGACATGCTGGAGTATCTGTCCAAAAAAATCGACACGTTCGACGAAGAGGACTTTTCCCAGTCCAGCCCGATCCGGTACTACCTGGACTCGGCAGCCTTTCAGGACGAAGATATTATGGATGCGCTGATCTATAAGAAAAACGGGCAAAATCTGCTCGTCCGCTCCAATTACATGTCGCTCGATAACGATGATTATTTAAACCGCAACATCGTACTTTATAATGCGATGGACGATCACTTTTACGGGCTGACGCTTACCCCCACTTATTTGCAGAGCTACTCCTCTCTGCCGAAGAAGCCGATCTTCACTCTATCGGGCAACATCCGCGGCGGCACGGGCACGACGACGTTCGACCGCAGCATCGCCATTTTGTCCGTTAATTTCAATACCGAACGCATCGCCGGCTTGTTCGAACAGCTGATCGACCGGAAGTTCCCGATGACGCTTCTGGTGCTCAACCAGGAGGGCAAAGTGGTCATCGACACGTCGAATCGCTATTATGAAGGTGTCTATCCCTACTTCGAGCAAGTGAAGGAAAGCCGCCAAGATGCCCGCCTGGACGAAGTCAGCATGGTTCAGACCGTACATAGCGAAAAGCTTGGCTATTATGTCACGGCCGTGCTGCCGCATGCCGAAATTTACGACAAGAGCCGTTCCACGCGAAATCTGATCGTACTGATCGCCTTGCTAAGCATCGTCTTCGCGATCGTGCTCGGCGTCATCAGCATCCGGTTTCTCGCCCGTCGGATCAAGTACATTAACAAGGCCATCCAGAAAGTACAGGTCGGAGACTTCACTTACCGGATCCCGATCGACAATACCAAAGACGAGATCAGCAATATCGCGGTGAACTTCAATCAAATGTGCGACTGGATCGTCAACTATATCGAAAAGGGCTATCTGTCCGAGCTCAAGCAAAACGAAGCCCGCCTGTACGCGCTTCAGTCGCAGATCGATCCGCATTTCCTGTACAATACGCTGGAGATCATCCGCATGGAGGCGCTCGCTTCCGGCAACGAACAAGTCAGCCACATGATCGAAATTTTGTCGCAGCTGTTCAGGAACAGCATCAAGGGCGACCGCTACGTACAGATCAAGGACGAGCTGCGCTTCTGCGAGAATTACCTGGAGCTGTACAATATCCGATATGCGGATCACTTGTTCGTGAAATATCAGATCGAGACGGACATCCTCGAATTCGGCGTCATGAAACATTTGCTGCAGCCGATCCTCGAAAATTGCATCGTCCACGGTCTGAAGCCCCACGTCGCCAACAATCAAATTACGGTGAAAGGCTATCGTCAGGCCGACGATATTATCATCGAAATTGCCGACAACGGAAAAGGCATGGACGGCGCCGAGCTGGAAAAAATCAAGCGCGCGCTGGCCGCGAGCGATATTCCGGACAGGCAGACGATCGGCATCATGAACGTCCATCAGCGGATTCGGTTGGCCTTCGGGCCGGCATACGGCCTGAGCATCGGCAGCGTCAGCGACCAAGGGACCGTCGTCGCGCTGCGCATGCCGGCCAAAAGCAAAGAGGAGTTGTTAGCGGATGCTGAAAGCTATCATCGCGGACGATGA
- a CDS encoding response regulator, translated as MLKAIIADDEPAILKGLRGIVQWEDYGIEIAGQACNGIEALELIEREQAAILITDIQMPEMSGLSLIKEAKRRGYPIRSIILSGYGDFGYVKEAIQLGIENYLLKPIVRDELCSTLMNLVEKINRELDRQNQLRSDSLILRNNILNRWLTNHISPAHLIERSDLLQIDLNAGQYLVCLFKILYERHHDISHRELISFASENICNEVLNRYGKVITFCDMNNHIVALFDDTTDLGPEPIRALLAECAATINKLLKCDVFITVGNRERSCDEVHNSYALAVELMNYSLLMPPNSIVDHEQIAKESFVNNERIHLDDERFQQALAEKNQDEAWRYIDDVFGRIVHSGEAPLLRAYPLVMDMLYRILNALRQIKVDAGTLFDIQDTVFIHLMRAKSLEELQSWLKTIVAKAIDKMNAADENWNPMIKRVLVYLDAHYAENVSLKTLSLAFNVNAAYLGQLFIKEKSETFSSYLNTMRIEKAIGLLTETNLELHEIAEKVGYANQSYFNIIFKKLTGLYPSKYRLDARHAAPRES; from the coding sequence ATGCTGAAAGCTATCATCGCGGACGATGAACCGGCCATTCTCAAAGGACTACGCGGGATCGTGCAGTGGGAAGATTACGGCATCGAGATCGCGGGTCAAGCCTGCAACGGCATCGAGGCGCTGGAGCTGATCGAGCGAGAGCAAGCCGCGATCCTCATCACGGATATTCAAATGCCGGAGATGAGCGGACTGTCCCTGATCAAGGAGGCCAAGCGGAGAGGGTATCCGATCCGATCGATTATTCTGAGCGGATACGGCGACTTCGGGTACGTGAAGGAAGCGATCCAACTGGGGATCGAAAACTATTTGCTGAAGCCGATCGTTCGCGACGAGCTGTGCTCTACGCTCATGAATCTGGTCGAAAAAATCAATCGGGAATTGGATCGGCAAAACCAGCTGCGGAGCGATTCGTTGATCCTCAGGAACAACATCCTGAACCGCTGGCTGACGAACCATATCAGTCCGGCTCATCTGATAGAGCGCTCCGATCTGCTCCAGATCGATCTGAACGCCGGCCAATACCTGGTCTGCCTGTTTAAAATTTTATATGAACGACATCATGACATCTCGCATCGGGAGCTGATCAGCTTCGCGAGCGAAAATATTTGCAACGAGGTGTTGAACCGGTACGGCAAGGTCATCACTTTCTGCGACATGAACAATCACATCGTCGCCTTGTTCGACGATACGACGGATCTTGGACCCGAGCCGATACGCGCGCTGTTGGCCGAATGCGCGGCGACGATCAACAAGCTGCTCAAGTGCGACGTATTCATCACGGTAGGAAACCGCGAGCGCAGCTGCGACGAAGTCCATAATAGCTACGCCCTGGCCGTCGAATTGATGAATTATTCCTTGCTCATGCCGCCCAATTCTATCGTCGATCACGAGCAAATCGCCAAAGAATCGTTCGTGAACAACGAACGGATCCACTTGGACGACGAAAGGTTCCAGCAGGCGTTGGCCGAGAAAAACCAGGATGAAGCTTGGCGCTATATCGATGACGTATTCGGCCGGATCGTGCATTCCGGCGAGGCGCCGCTGCTGCGCGCTTATCCGCTCGTCATGGACATGCTGTACCGGATCCTGAACGCGCTTCGTCAGATCAAAGTCGACGCAGGCACGCTGTTCGATATTCAGGATACGGTGTTCATCCATCTCATGCGCGCTAAGTCGCTGGAGGAGCTCCAGTCCTGGCTGAAAACGATCGTCGCCAAAGCGATCGACAAAATGAACGCCGCCGATGAAAATTGGAATCCGATGATCAAACGCGTGCTGGTCTACCTGGACGCGCATTACGCGGAGAACGTGTCGTTAAAGACTCTTTCTCTCGCCTTTAACGTGAACGCGGCCTATTTGGGACAATTGTTCATTAAAGAAAAGAGCGAGACTTTCTCCAGTTATCTAAATACGATGCGGATCGAAAAAGCGATCGGGCTGCTGACCGAAACGAATCTGGAGCTGCATGAGATCGCCGAAAAAGTCGGCTATGCCAATCAAAGCTATTTTAATATCATTTTCAAAAAATTAACCGGCCTGTATCCCAGCAAGTATAGGCTGGATGCCCGTCATGCTGCGCCTCGGGAGTCTTGA
- a CDS encoding S-layer homology domain-containing protein, producing MLKRKLILLLSIVILAAGLSQGTVAAKEANATFELKLSYSDRDVKLSIMGHGLTDLYAYDLELSYDEDMLSFSKAETSIKGFSVNPILSANTIRIAHTKVGEVGGEKGEVELAAITFERIGSGTTSIKLGDIKLVDSKLNVVTLDPQVTAAVADDPHLLIFKDIKKHWAQASIYEAVKRGFVTGYADATFKPNLQVTRAEFAAMIVRALQMQTSDGKGLAFNDNKEIPAWAKAYVQTAVEAKLITGYADDTFGANKWITRSEMSAILVRAMGKEASTDIQLAFADLDQIPAWAIPSVKAAVELGLMKGNTLNQFAPNAPATRAEAVTVILRMLEA from the coding sequence ATGTTAAAACGCAAGTTGATCCTGCTTTTGTCGATCGTCATCCTCGCTGCTGGCTTGTCCCAGGGGACCGTTGCGGCTAAAGAGGCCAACGCCACTTTCGAACTCAAGCTTAGTTATTCGGACAGAGATGTGAAGCTGTCTATTATGGGGCACGGGCTTACGGATTTGTACGCTTACGATTTAGAATTGTCTTATGACGAAGATATGCTTTCCTTTAGCAAGGCGGAAACGTCGATTAAAGGCTTTTCGGTAAACCCGATCCTTAGCGCCAATACGATCCGGATCGCGCATACGAAGGTGGGAGAAGTCGGCGGCGAGAAGGGGGAAGTGGAGCTGGCCGCGATCACCTTTGAGCGTATCGGATCCGGGACAACGTCCATCAAGCTTGGCGATATCAAACTCGTCGATTCCAAGCTGAACGTCGTTACGCTTGATCCTCAAGTAACGGCAGCGGTGGCGGACGATCCACATTTGCTGATTTTCAAGGATATCAAGAAACACTGGGCCCAAGCGTCCATCTATGAGGCCGTAAAGAGGGGCTTCGTCACCGGCTACGCGGATGCCACCTTCAAGCCGAATCTTCAAGTGACAAGGGCGGAATTCGCGGCGATGATCGTTCGGGCGCTGCAGATGCAGACAAGCGACGGCAAAGGCCTGGCATTCAATGACAATAAAGAGATTCCTGCATGGGCAAAAGCGTATGTACAAACAGCTGTGGAAGCCAAGCTGATTACCGGCTACGCAGACGATACGTTCGGTGCGAACAAATGGATCACGCGCTCGGAAATGTCGGCGATCCTCGTACGTGCAATGGGCAAAGAAGCAAGCACCGATATTCAATTGGCGTTCGCGGATCTCGATCAGATACCGGCTTGGGCGATCCCCTCCGTGAAGGCGGCCGTGGAGCTGGGCCTCATGAAGGGAAATACGCTTAATCAATTTGCCCCGAATGCGCCTGCAACCCGCGCAGAGGCAGTGACGGTTATTCTTAGAATGCTTGAGGCATGA